A window of Clostridia bacterium contains these coding sequences:
- a CDS encoding Lin0512 family protein: MARKRYIVEIGTGIDLHGGDVTKAAQRAIGDAISRSCLCGLFDIIGLKDPNQMDIEVKVACPYPEKVNPQKALQAIPFGSARIELVSGGLTARGLELPELGEGDTVVVAVAALTVYVEV; this comes from the coding sequence GTGGCACGCAAGCGCTACATAGTCGAGATTGGCACCGGGATCGACCTGCACGGAGGAGATGTCACCAAGGCGGCCCAGCGGGCGATCGGGGATGCCATATCCCGGAGCTGCCTGTGCGGGCTGTTTGACATCATTGGCCTCAAGGATCCGAACCAGATGGACATCGAGGTCAAGGTAGCCTGTCCGTACCCGGAAAAGGTCAATCCCCAAAAAGCTCTTCAGGCTATACCCTTTGGCTCGGCCCGGATAGAGTTGGTTTCGGGCGGGCTGACGGCAAGGGGCTTGGAGTTGCCGGAGCTGGGCGAGGGGGACACGGTGGTGGTGGCGGTGGCTGCCCTCACCGTCTACGTTGAGGTTTAG